GGCGCTGGCCGGCGACTCGGGGCGGGGCGCCACCGGCCCCTCGAACGGGCCCTCCTCCTCCTCGGGCGCGAGGTCGGTGGCCAGGATGGGCTCGCCGAGCGGGTCGGGCTCGTCCGGCGGAGGCGGGGCGAACGCGGCGCTCGCGCCCGGCCGCCCGGGGAGCGGCGGCGGCACGTCCAGCGGGAGGGGGGCGGTGCGCGGGCCCTCGTCGGCGAAGTAGAGGCGGCGGACCGCCGCCGCGATCTCGCGATCGCCCGCCAGCGCCACCTTCACCCGCCGGCCGGTGCGGAACGCGATCTCGTCGACCACCGTGATGTTGGACGGGTCGGCCATCGCCACCGTGATGGAGCCGGTGTCCGAGGCGATGGGGATGAGCGTCTGCCGGAGCGCCACCTCGCGCGGCACCAGCGCGAGCGCCTTCTCGAGCAGCAGGGACGGCGCCAGCGCGCCGACGTTCGCCACCTCGTAGCCGAACTTGCGCGAGAGCGCGGTCACGATCTGCGCCTCGGTCGCGAGCTTCAGGTCGACGAGCGCCTGGCCGAGCTTCCCGCCCCACTTGCGCTGGTGGCCGAGCGCCGACTGGAGCTGGGTGGCGTCGATGGCGCCGGCCTCGATCAGCATCTCGCCGAGGCGTTTCTTGGGCTGCATGTCGCCTCCGAGGACCCCGCTTCGCGGGATCCTAATGAGGCCGTACACCCCGGTCGAGGACAGGGGGCGGCCATGCCCCGGCGACGCGCGAGCGCGGGACTGAACCCGCGACCCTGCGGCACAGACGCGCACCCCTCAGCGCGCCCTCACTCAGCGCGCGGCCGGATCCTCGCGGGTGGCGATGGCGAGGCGCGACAGCCCGTGCCGCCGGGCGAGATCCATCACCGCCACCACCTTGCCGTGCGCCACGCCCTGATCCGCCTGCACGAGCACCAGGGTGTCGGGGTTATCGCCGTGGGCCCGCTCGAGCAGCCGGGACAGCTCCTCCTCGTCGACCACCTTGCCGCCGACGACCGTCCGCCCGTCCTCCAGGACCGCGACCGCCAGATCGTGCATCTCGGCGGACGGGGCGCTCTTGCCGGCGCGGGGCAGGCTCACCTTGAGGCCGCCGTTCTGCCCGCCCTGCTCGGCGATGGCGGTGGTGGTCACCATGAAGATGATGAGCAGCACCAGGAAGATGTCGGTGAGCGGCGTGATGTTGATGTCGGCGAAGATGCCGCCGCCACCCTCGACGTCCTCGTCGCCGCCGCCGCTGGGCCCGCCCACCGCCATCTACGCGCTCTCCTCGCGCGCGGCGCGCGCCGGGGCGGCGGGAGGAGGGAGGGTCTCCTTCACGATCTCCAGGTACTCCTCGGCGAGCAGCCTGAACTGCAGCGCCAGCCGCTGCACGTGGGTGTTGAGGAAGTTGTAGAGGATGACCGCCTCGATCGCGACCGCGATGCCGCCGGCGGTGGTGACGAGCGCCTCGGAGATCCCGGCCGCCACCACGCTGAAGCCGCCCTGCCCCGAGAGGCCCATCTGGTGGAAGGCCTGCATGATGCCGACCACGGTGCCGAAGAGGCCGATGAAGGGGGCGGTGGCGCCGATGGTGCCGAGGATCCACAGGCGGGCGCGGAGGCGGAGGTTGAGCTGCTGCCGCTGCCGCTCGACCGCGGCCGCCAGCTGCTCCGCGCTCTGCGCGCGCGGGGGACGGCCGGCCAGGCC
The genomic region above belongs to Anaeromyxobacter diazotrophicus and contains:
- a CDS encoding ExbD/TolR family protein; this encodes MAVGGPSGGGDEDVEGGGGIFADINITPLTDIFLVLLIIFMVTTTAIAEQGGQNGGLKVSLPRAGKSAPSAEMHDLAVAVLEDGRTVVGGKVVDEEELSRLLERAHGDNPDTLVLVQADQGVAHGKVVAVMDLARRHGLSRLAIATREDPAAR
- a CDS encoding MotA/TolQ/ExbB proton channel family protein; this translates as MNLELFSLVKSSVAMWLIVACSVAAVAVAVERTLALWRFGEQARTLADAVTRALFRGDLEDARAQCERSGSPAADVFLAGLVASAPAAGLAGRPPRAQSAEQLAAAVERQRQQLNLRLRARLWILGTIGATAPFIGLFGTVVGIMQAFHQMGLSGQGGFSVVAAGISEALVTTAGGIAVAIEAVILYNFLNTHVQRLALQFRLLAEEYLEIVKETLPPPAAPARAAREESA